In Choloepus didactylus isolate mChoDid1 chromosome X, mChoDid1.pri, whole genome shotgun sequence, a genomic segment contains:
- the LOC119522381 gene encoding cytochrome b-c1 complex subunit 7-like, translating to SASGQWLDGIQKWYYNAARFNKLRLMRDDRIAKNEDVKVAIRRLPENLYNDRVFHIKRALDLSMRQEILPKEQCTKYEEDKFYLIPYLKEVIQERKEREEWEKK from the coding sequence TCAGCATCAGGCCAGTGGCTGGATGGTATTCAAAAATGGTATTACAATGCTGCAAGGTTCAATAAACTGAGATTAATGAGAGATGATAGAATAGCCAAGAATGAAGATGTAAAAGTAGCCATAAGAAGGCTTCCTGAGAACCTTTATAATGACAGGGTGTTTCACATTAAGAGAGCACTGGACCTCAGCATGAGACAGGAGATCTTGCCTAAAGAACAGTGCACAAAATATGAGGAGGATAAATTCTATCTTATACCATATCTGAAAGAAGTTattcaggaaagaaaagagagagaagaatgggaaaagaaataa